The sequence AGGTTTTTAAAATATTTATTCAATAGTTCGTTTCGTCGAATGTACCGTAATTTCGATCGGAAGCAGAGTCTAATAAACGCATTAAAAATTAATAAACTGAACTATGTTTACTTAAACGTGTTTTATAGACCCAATTAATGAGGGATTTAGGCTAAAAGTTCTAGGAATACAAGAGTTCATAAAAACGACCGTTTTTTTAAACCTATAGCTCACCAGTATTCTTTATTGATCCACGATAATTGCTCAATTAATAGATCTTCAAAGGGGATAACATACAAATTATGGAAGATCGTTTTTGAACGACAAAACGTGACAAATAAATTGTTATTTATCAATGCTCTATATAGCCTGAATTGTCGTTTTTTACCGCTTTTGTACTTAGAGCCATCATTATTCCAGAGGTTAGTGTTGGATTTGCAGGGGTATAGAATGTTCGCATTTTAACCAACAAGAAACGCAGAAGAGCCCAAGCCGCTTAAAAACCAGCTGTTACCAAGCCAGATTATGCCCGATTGTTGGGTAGATTTCCGTTTGCCTAGTGTTCAGTAAAATGTGCCTTTTTTGAACCATGCCGATGTGAGCATAGTAAACCAGAAGTAAGAATCTGTCCTAATTAGCCTGAATGTGTTCAGTGAATTTGAACCATGCCAAAAGTTCAATCTCATTCGGATTTGTGTAGAAGAGTCAGCGTCTAGTACAACAAGAAAATTCACGCCCACTTTATTTTTGTTAGCGAAAGTAAAACCAATATTTATATTGTAACTATTGGTTTTTTGGTGGGCATAATAAAGTGAAGCAGAAATAGAACTGATATAAGAATCAATCTTCGTTAATAATCATCAGGACAGAGTCCAGTATATGACTAAATGTAGGAGTATATGAATCACATGTATCTGAATAAAGAGTGATAATTTCTGAAGGTATCGATTTTATTAATAATGATGAGTCAACACTTCTACGCTCTTGAGTAGTTCGGAGGCGGTATGAACTACCGTTCCCTCGCTCCCAATCACTAGGGTTTAGCTGATAAACAGTTCTACGCCTTGCTATTCTACTTAAATCAGCAGAAATTGAAGGTAATAAAGAATCATCATTATTATCTATAAAGAGCCCCATATTTCTATTGAGTCTCGATAGAATTTGAAAATTTGTTGTGCCAACAACTACCCCTACATTGCTTTCAAAAGCATTATTTGGATCATCTTCCCGATTATTAGGACCAATAAAAAGGTTTCCAGGAAGCCAGGCATAGAACTGATTGAAAGTATCAAAGCCTAATGCATATGTTTCCCCTCCTGGGGTTGCCGTACCATACCCCTGAGACATAGCCAAATTTCCAGCCTCCACTAAATCATTGCCTAAAGATTCGCAATCTACTCCACCATTCCCGGCAAAAAAGTGTAAGTTATTTGCATATGAGTTAAAAAAACCCTTTAGGTTCCGCAACCTATTCATTTCAGCAACTCTATTGTAAAATCCTCTCAACCGATTATAAGGAATAATATGATGCCGTGAAACGTCCACAGTATAAGTGGGACCACGCCCCTGTGTGGTTAAATCTGAATTATAATTTATCAAATTTTCATATGGTGCTGATGGTCTAGCACCCATAGAAAGCTCATACTGACCAAAAGGTAAATCATCAGATGGCGCAGTAAATCCATAACCAGAATAAAAAGATAGCAGTATTACACTGCATATATTTATTTTAGAACGCATGTCAACTTACCTCTATATGAATAATTTTTTTACTAAATCCAATAGCAATTGCTGTCAAATGACCATATATAGTCACCTCGGGTTTATCAAGGCTATTGAAGCACTTCCTCTCGACCAAGGTGGTGCTGGCAGGCATAGATGCTGCGGATGTGCCTACGAACTAGGCTATAACCTTGACTTGCAAAGAGAAGAACTATTAAGCATTGAAACTGATTTCGTTAATGATTATCTACCTACAGTTAGAAGAAAGGAAATGCTACAACAAATTAAGTGGCATCACAAAATGGAGATGAGGTCTATGTTGTTTCTACATTTTTATCACCTTACTTAGATGTGTGGTGTTCAGGCAAGGTATTTTACAAACCTCGAGAAGCACTATAGAAACACATCACATTAAGGATCTAGTAATTAACTTAGCCCCATCACCATAATTAATCCCTGATTAATTGAAGGGCTAAAAGTGTATGGTTACTCTCAGTTACACAAGCATTTACTTTTTGGTTAAGAAGAAAAGCACTCTGAACCGTTTTCGTTAGATCTTTATGTATTTCATTAACTCTATATCCACTAGGTTCTGACTGATTTATTATTGCAACAATGCCGCGTTCCCTAACGGTACTGTCTGGAAATCGGTGATCAACATGAGCATAAACACTTGAAATTCTTGTATCTGATATAAGTGTACCACCAAATTTAGCACAATCTTCAGTGAAAGAATAAGACCAAGCATTACTCGATATACATAACAAGACAACAGGCATAATAATTTTTTTCATATAGACATCCATTTTATGTTAACTAAAAGTTACGCTCTCGTACAGAGGAGCATGGTAAGAAATTTCATTTTACTAAAATAAGCCTATTAACGTAGATTTATCCAACAGTACTATATTTTAACTAATCTCGTTTATAAATTTGATTATACATACCATAGCGAGTTCCTATATCTGAAACTAATACGCGACACCGAATGAGTAATTAATTACCCATTCTATTAATATCTACTACTTATATTCAGATATAACAGGTCTTCTGCACAGGTTAATATTACTTGAAATAGTAAGTATACAGTAGGTGTATAATCATGTTCGAATTTAACACCTACTATTAAACACCTTTTAATAAAAGTGGATCGCATGGAATACACTATAAAAATAGTCTCACTTCAACATCATAATATAAAGTTATATTTAACAATTGATACAATTTGTAACCAATTAAGGAAAATATAGGCTCTACGCGTCTTTGCGTGGAATCACTAATTTCTGTAAACTTCAGTGGCTTTCAACAATTACTTAAAAAAGGGATTTTCATGTTCGGTTCTCGCTCAGATTCATTTAATATGTGGCCAAAGGAAAAACTAACCTCCATTCTTTATCCATAATCTTACCAAACCAATAGAATGGTTATACCATTCTATTGGTTTGGTAAGAAGGGTTTTGCGCCATTTCATCGAAAAGTCCATAGTTAGCCTGTAGACCTTGATACTATGGGTTACAGAGGAGCGTGGTGACAAACCGTTCTTTTAGTCAGAGAACCCTCAAAACTGAGTTTAGCCGATGCTCAAGACAAATATGATGAGGTGATGGATGACTTTCCTGTGTGATGTTTAGAATTTTTGCGTCAGAGCGCAATCTCCGGAACCGAAGGCCTAGAGCAGAATGAACATCCTCCCGTTATTGAATAACGGGAGGATGTTCCGCAGATAGGCTAGTTGAAAACTATGCCATCTATGAAATCTTGAACCAGTGCATTTCACGTATCAAATGACATGCACATTGCTCCTGCTTGGCTGGGCATTAACGCAGCTGTTCACCACGATTAAGCGCTATCAGCTTATCAAGAATATGCTTTTGTTATGACACAAAGGTTAGGTGTAGATAATCACCCGCTTACGTTAGGGGTGGCAAGATCCGTTCTCTTTAACAGTGTACGTTATGTAAGTATGTCCTGATGAGATAGACATCTCTGGACACGTCGACGCGCCAAAGTTACCTAAAACTGTAACACCCTTTAAAGTTCCGAATTGATGAAGGTAGATATATTTAGACGAATTAGCCGAAGCAATTATCTGAGGACCACTAATAAGATCGCCGTATTCGTTATAGAACTGCGACACCAGTTGCACATAGTCCGATGTATTGTTTATAAGTGTAACAGGGTAATTATTCTGATTTCTTTCGTACGACGGAACTCTAATTTCTTCGAGTTTATCAAGATCCGGATGAATTCCAGCAAAATCTTGTACATCGTTTCCAGCAAAATCTTGTACATCGTTTCCAGCAAAAGCAGAGCAAGAAACTACAAGGGATAGACCTAACGCGATACTAGTTAATTTTATTTTTAACATGAAAATTCCACTTATTAGTTAGTTAGATAGATAGTTAGATTAAAATTTAATGTGATTGAATCATCTCATCAAGTTAAATTCACATATTATCCACTCATGTAAAACCACACAAAATCACATGGCCTTACCTTCACCCTTAACATAAGGGGGTACAGTAATGGATACAATTAAGCGCGATAAAGCACCGCGCAAACAACAAAGGCGCAACAAACTTAACGTGTGTAATGGTCAAGTAAAACTGTCCAAGTAGACAGCCAGCTTAAATTTCCCCGCCCCGTCCTCCACATGAAATGCAACACTCATGGAACTCTTTGATTTATAATCACTAGAGCATATTTATTCATGCATTTCACATAATAAGATGGGGTTATGGGCGCAAAACATTTAACGACTGAAGATCGCTTTTATATCGAAAAGCGGCGGACTGACAATACATCGATACGTTGCATAGCTAAAGAACTGGCTCGCAGCCCTAGCACCATCTCAAGAGAGGTTAGACGTAACACTCCAAGTGACTTTCAGGGCTTATATTCACATCGTGCAGCGACTAACTTATCAAAGGCTCGGCGTACTAAAGCCAGTAAAGGCAAAGCTTTCAAAGGTGTTGATGCGTTTATAGATTCATATATCCGAGAACGCTTAAGCACACATACCTCTCCTGATGTCATAAGTGGAGAGTTACGGGTGAAGCATCAGAGGTTTATCAGTGAGAATACAATCTATCGCTACATAAGCCACCTAGAGGTCAACGGAGAGCCGCTTAGAGCGCAACTTCCACATCGAGGTAAGGCTTATAAACGTTCAGGAACGGTTCGCTTAACGATTAAAAATCGCGTAGATATCAGCGAAAGGCCTAAGATTGCTGATGAAAAGACAGAAATAGGTCACGTAGAGATAGACACGGTGGTAGGTAAAGACCATAAGTCTAACTTACTGACTATAGTCGATAAATCCTCAAAAGTAGTGACTATAAGAAAGATAAAGAATAAGAGTGCAGATGCCGTTATCAAAGGCTTTGAAGACGTTTACGGCTCAACATTTTATGATTTTAAAACCATCACAGCAGATAACGGGACCGAGTTTGCAGGACATGAAACCATAGCCGAGATGATGGATGCAGACTTTTACTTCGCTAAGCCATATAGCTCCTGCGAGCGAGGGCTAAACGAGCATACCAATGGGTTAATTAGGCGATTTTTACCTAAAGGAACGGATTTTAATTTGGTAACAGAAGAAGAAATAGCGAAAATAGAGCATATATTGAATACGAGAGGGAGGGCTTCCCTCGGATATTATTCACCTTACGACATATTTATGCAGCATTTGAATGCGGCGTAGGGTATAAAGTGTTGCGCTTCATGTGGCGGAGGGGCCTCACCGTGATGCACCCCAAGACTCATTATTTGTATCCGTTGCTGGTTGAATAGTGCTTGCATTAATCGTTGCTCTGACATTGGAATCCCTATTCTGGTCTAATCGATCTGGACACCATGATTGTGGATAATAGAACTATCAATCGAGGTGAGCATGAATACGAAAAGACAGTACCGAACTTATACCAAAGAGTTTAAAGAAGAAGCTTTATGCTTAATAACCGAACAAGGCTATAGCGTTCCACAAGCCGCAGACGCGCTTGGTGTCTCATCCAACCTGCTCTATACCTGGAAACAGAAGGCTGAAGAGCTAGAGAGTTCTAACGTAACTTCAGATGAGAGAGCCGAGCTTTTAGCCCTAAGAAAAGAGGTTAAGCAGCTTCGCGTAGAGAAAGAAATATTAAAAAAGGCCAGTGCCTTCTTCGCGAAAGAAATGAAGTAAAGTTTCGGTATATTCGAGACAACCGCTCTCAATTCGAAATAAAAACAGTTTGTAAGGTGCTGAACGTTAGCCGTAGTGCCTTCTATGATTGGCTATCTAGGCCCGCTAAGATTATTAGCGAAAATGAGCTAAAACTGTATCGTACGGCAAAGCGCCTTTTCAAGCGCAGTCGTAACAGCTTAGGCTCACGTCAGTTATCCAAAAAACTATGTGAAGAAGGCTATATCATCGGCCGTTATCGCACTCGCTCTATCATGCGAAAGCTTGGCTTAGTGGTGACTCAGCGCCAAGCCTATACAGTAACGACTAAGCGAAAACACAGTGATAGTGTTGCAGATAACGTGCTGAGCCAGAACTTTAACCCTGCTGAACCTAACCAAGCTTGGGCAGGTGATGTCACCTATCTGAGAACTAACGAAGGCTGGATGTATTTAGCTATTGTTATGGATTTACACTCTAGACGAATCATTGGCTGGAGTATCTCGAAACGAATGACCGTCAGCTTGGTTGAACGTGCATTACAGGTGGCTATAACACTTCGTCAACCAGGCTGCGGTGTTTTATTTCACAGTGACAGAGGCTCGCAGTATACGAGTAAGCAATTCCAAAGCTTGCTAACAAAGAGCGGAATGACACCTTCTATGAGCAGTGTTGGCGCTTGCCTAGATAATGCTGTCGTTGAACGATTTTTTGGTAGTTTAAAGCACGAATGGCTGTTGAATGTAGTTCATTTAACACGAGAGTCAATGAAGCAAGATGTTGAGGAATATATTAGGTATTACAACCATGAGCGGTTACATACTACGCTAGGTGATTTAACACCGAGCAACTATGAAAAGTTACAAAGTCAGGTGTCCAGTTGTGCTTGACCAGAATACTTCTAGCTGGTCTCCCGTTGCAAGATGATTTGAGGAACTTTATTCAAGGAGAAACGCAAATGGTAGCTTCAACAGAAGTTAGTGCCTCTCCTGACGAGGCTCAATGGCAAGCCATTAACTGGGCGGCGATTGGGCAGCACGTATTAAAGCTTCAAATGCGCATTGCAAAAGCAACCCGAGAAGGTAAACGCGGCAGAGCGAAAGCCTTGCAGTGGATACTAACTCACTCAAAAGCAGCAAAGCTTCTTGCTGTTAAACGAGTATCTCAAAACAAAGGCAGTAAAACGCCAGGAATAGACGGCATCATCTGGAATACCGATGTCCGTTGTATGGCGGCGGTCAATCAACTGAGCAGAAAAGGCTACCAAGCTAAACCGCTCAGGCGTATCTATATCCCCAAGAAAAACGGCAAACTCAGACCCCTAGGCATTCCTTGCATGATAGACAGGGCGCAACAAGCCCTCCACCTTCTTGCATTAGAGCCTATCTCTGAGACCATTGTCGACCCAAACAGTTATGGTTTTCGACCTAACCGAAGTACTGCCGATGCCATCGCGCAATGCTTCAAATGCTTGTGTCAGAAAAACTCTAGCCAATGGGTTCTTGAGGGAGACATCAAAGCCTGTTTCGATAAGATTGGTCATCAATGGCTTATCGATAACATTCAATTAGATAAACGAATGCTGAAACAATGGCTTGGGTGTGGTTTTGTTGACAAAGGATTGTTCTATAAAACAGCAGAAGGGACACCACAAGGTGGGATAATATCTCCTACTCTGATGCTGCTCACGCTTGCTGGGTTAGAACAATTGGTTAAGTCTATTGCTCGTAAAACAGGTGATAGGGTCAACTTCATCGGATACGCAGATGATTTTGTAATAACGGGGACTTCACAGCAGTTCCTACTTAACGAAATCAAACCGCAGCTAATTGGTTTTCTACAAGAAAGAGGCTTAACACTTTCTGAAGAGAAAACGCATGTCACTCATATTGATGATGGTTTTGACTTTCTGGGATTCAATCTTAGGAAGTACAAAGGCAAACTGCTTATTAAACCAAGTAAGAGCAATGTATTATCATTTTTGAGTAACTTACGCGAACTCGTCAAAAAGCACGCAACTATTCCAGTAAACGATCTCATTAAGATTTTGAATCCGAAGCTGAGAGGATGGGCGAATTATTATCGTCATTGTGTGGCAAAGCGAACTTTCGATTATGTAGGCCATCAACTTTTCTGGTTGTTATGGCGATGGGCGGTAAGGCGTCACCTAACGAAAAGCAAAGACTGGGTACGTCGAAAATACTACATGAATCGCATAGGTGGGTGGCAATTCCACGGCTGGCAGGAAATCGCCAACATGGACTGCCATTTTAATCTGGTTCAGATCGCTCAAACGCCGATAAAGAGACATGTGAAAATCAGGAGTGCTGCTACGCCATTCGATCCTCAATATCTAGCCTATTTGGTAAAGAGGAAACCGAAAAAGCAAAGTCGTAATTCTTGGTTCGAACCTGCTCTAGCTGCAATGTAATGTAGGTAGCTGGGTAACGTAACACGCCTTAGTGGAGGCTTGAGCCCAGTGCAGTGAAAGTTGCACGCTGGGTTCTTAGGAGGGCGGCACTTGGCAACAAGTGCCGCCTATCCGACAGGTTCGTGTCAGTTTTTCTCCTGGCACGTTTATGCCCCTTTCGAGTTACAGGCGATGAGCAGGACAGAATAGTGACGAGCCAATTGAACTACTTTGGTTAATCAATAAGTGACAGTTACTGGCTACTTTAGGCTAGACATCAATATTAATGCTCACTTTTCATTTTTTTGTGATCGTTTATTCAGTACAACTTTGTTAGAGTGTTTATAAATCAACACCTTCTCTAAGGTGAAGTTTAAATAATAGGTTTATGATATGAGCATGCGCACTATATAAATGCTAGCTGACTCAAGGGAAGTAAATGGAACTAACAACTACCACTCAGCCAAGGCAAGAAGACGACGAATTTGTTATCAAGGCCACAAGAGCATATAACTCTCAGTTTGTCAGCGAAGAGTGGTCACCCGTATCTGTTTACATCCGAAATGATAACGAGGAGATTATTGCCGGTTTAACGGGCAAAATCTTCGGGAATTGGCTTAATGTTGAGTTCTTATGGGTCAGCGAAGAGCACCGTGGTAGGGATTTAGGCTCCAAAGTGTTGTCTGCTGCTGAAAGCAAGGCAATTGATAAAGGGTGTGTTGCGTCCACCTTAGACACATTCAGTTTTCAAGCTCTGGGATTTTACAGAAAGCAGGGCTATGAAATTGTTGGGTCACTTGATGGTTATTACGAAAATCATCAGCGTCACTATCTTCAGAAAAAGCTGGTGTAATCGGAGCTCGTTAGCTAACCAGGCGCCCCAGTTCAGGGGCGTTATCGTATATCCGAACGCTATACTTTTTCTAATGCCACTACTCATTTCTAGATTTTTAACTCTGACAAGCTTTTGTCCAAAAACGTGTTTAGATAGTACCTTTAAGCTCCAATCGAAGAGATGAATAATCCGATGTAGATACGGCTGTGGGCTTCCAAAACATGGATGTTTTGGTAGAGCTTACAGGGACTGTACTTGCTGCGTTCCACAGAGGTATCTACATGTGAGCTTGCCGCAGGCAATAGATAACAATGAAGCTTTGGTACTCAGCAGGCTAATCCAAGTATCAAACCAGCCCAATGAACCCAGCTCAAAAGATACTTGAGTAACTTGTGATCCGACAAGTCAGCATGTTTTTGTCCAGAAACGTGTTTCTAGTCAGTAAAATTCAAAATAGAAGAAGCAACTTTCTCGAAACCAGAACAGGTGTGAACGCGGCTGTGACCTTCGACATCAGGGATGATGTCGCAGAGCCCACAGGGATTGTGCTTGCGGCGTGCCACAGAAGTGTTTGCACATTTAGCGAGCCGCAGGCTAAAGATAACCATGAAGATAAGGTATTCAGCAAACCAAGCAAATACCAAACCAGTCCAATGAACCCACTCTAAAGGATATTTGAAACTTGTTATCAGACAAGTTAAGTCTATTTGTTATCCGACAAGTTTTAAGTCTCTGTTATCAATTGCAAACTAGCAAATTCTCGATAAAGCTCGCTGCTTTGCATCAACTCTTGATGGGTACCGCTCGCCACTAACTGGCCTTTGTCCATCACCAGAATACGGTCGGCGTTGAGTACTGTCGCTAGTCTATGAGCAATGATCAAGGTCGTCTTACCCACCATTAAGCTGTCCAACGCCTGTTTGACTTTATGTTCACTGATAGCATCCAATGCACTGGTGGCTTCATCGAGTAAGAGTATCGGCCTGTCGGCCAAGATAGCTCTGGCGATGGCGATTCTCTGTTTCTGGCCACCGGATAACCTCACCCCGCGCTCGCCAAGGTAGGTTTGATAGCCATTGCTAAACTCACAGATAAATTCATGGGCTCGCGCGGCCTCACAGGCTTTAATCACCTCTTCCTCACTGGCATCTAATCTGCCGTAACGCACGTTTTCTAGCACACTGGTAGCAAAGATAACCGATTCCTGAGGCACCAGAGCATATTGCTGACGTAGTGTCTGGGGCTTAAGTTGCGCGATATCGATACCATCTAGCTCTATGGTGCCGCCATTTAAACAGTAGAAACGCTGTAGCAACTCGAACAAGGTGCTCTTACCCGCACCACTGGCACCAACCAGGGCGACTCTCTCACCTGGATGAATATGAATATCCAGACCTCTGATCACCTCCTCATCATTAGTAAGCGCTAACCTACCATCGATGTCTGTCTTCGCTTTTTGTTTAAGCTGGGAGTCCTGAATACTTTGATAACTAAAGCGCACCCCGTTAAGCTTGAGTTCACCTTGAACCCTTTCCGGAAGTTCCGCCGGATTATTTACGGTGGGAATATCTATAGGGGTCTCGATAAGCTCAATCAAACGCTCGGAAGCACCAGCGGCTCTTTGTATCTCGCCTATCACTTCACTGATGGTGGCTACTGAGCCGGCAACCATCACGGCATAAAACATAAATGCCGACAATTCACCGCCCGTCATGCCACCGGACATAACGTCATGGGCACCCACCCAAGTCACTAGGGCTATGGCAAAAATACTGAGGAACATCACCAGAGCGATGAGAACAGATCGATACCAGATCCGGCCCCTTGCCGCATCCATAACCGCTTCAACCCTGTTGCTAAACAAGGCCCTGTCCTGATCTTCGTGAGAATATGCCTGCACCGTGTGGATTTCGTGTAGCGTTTCATCGACATAGGCCCCAAGATCGCCGACTCTGTCCTGGCTCTTGCGGGATAACTCTCTGACCTTACGGCCAAAGAAGAAAATAGGCCCCAATACCAAAGGCACAGCCAACAAGACCAAACCCGTCATCTTGATGCTGGTGATCCCCATCATGACGATGCCGCCAATCACAGTCACACTGGCACGCAGCGCCATGGAAAGGCTGGAGCCCACCACAGACTGAAGCAGAGTTGAATCCGCGGTAAATCGAGAGATCACCTCACCAGTACGTAATTTGGCATAGAAGCCCGGTGACAGCTTGAGCAGATGGTCATATACCTTCAGACGAATATCTGCGCTGACCCGCTCCCCAAGCCAGGTCATCAGATAGAAACGGCAGAAGATAGCTGAACTACTCAAGGCAGTAATACCTATCACCAGTATGATGATCTCGTTGAGACGATTGCCATTTTCCTGTAAGAAGCCTTCATCCACCATAAGTCGAACACCTTGGCCTAATGAGAGCCAGGCTAAGGAACCAATAAACAGGAAGACGATAGCCGCGATGACTCTCGCCTTATAGGGTTTGAGAAAGGTCGCGATCCAGGGCAGCACTGAGCGCCGATGGACTTGGGACTTGGGACTCTTTGGCGCCGAAGCGGAAACAGAGTTAGCCGATTTGTTCGCCTCGGTATTTATGGTTGAGGCTGAAGAAGCATCTTGACTCAAGGGGAATCCTTACTGAAGAAGTAGTCTTAATGGAGAAGTTTTCTCAATGGAGAAGTAGTAACGGAAAATGAACTTCTTTTATTAATTTAGTAAAACAGAATAACAAAACCCGCGTTAAAACGCGGGTTTTGTTTGTATCAGAAGGTTTTTAAGTTACTTTTAAGCTGGCTCAGCGATCTCAGCTTCAACTTTTGGAGCGCCGCCGTGATGGCCGTCGCGCTTCCAATCCACATCGAGTAACTCAGAGCCTGTCAGGCTAAATGCCTGGCCGAAGCCTTTCACATAGAGGCCATGATGAGGCGTCAGCTTAAACAGGTTAAAATCTTTCAATACCGATAGATTATCGATCATCTCACCGAAACGAGCCGACAGCGCCGCAACACCTTTGGTAAATGTCTCAGTCTCTCTGTCTACGATGCTTGCATGGGCATCGAAGGTCAGACGTTTACGGGCGAAGATGGTTTTCGCTTCCGACTCATCTTCAACCAACATTACTGAGACTTCAGATGACTCTTTTAGGTTAGTGCCGTGTCTTGCAAGCTCACTGACCAAGATATAGAAACCATCATCGACAAGTGCGAATGGGGCATAACTGGCATTGGGCACACCCGCTGCATTTTTGGTTGCCAGCTGTAATGAGCTCCGGCTCGCCTTAAACTCTTCAATTTCTGGCAATAATTTTTCGCGTAATCTCAGCTCTTTGTCTACTGATGCTTTCTCTTGTGCTGCTTTTTGTTCTGACGCTTTTTGTTCTGACATAATGATTATCTCTACACTCAAATAGGGGAAAAGGCTTAGCGGTTTAATTTATTCCGCCTGAAACTTTCAATTCAGGCGGCAAACACTTGCTACGCCTTACTCTGTTCTTTTAATTGTTTAAATCGACTGACCTGCTCAGGAATAAGTACTCGCTTCTTGTCTCTTCCCAGATAAATCTTGAACACCACTTCGCCCTTGGCACCAAAAAAGTTAATCGCGTGGCTCTCTTGCCCTCTAAATGGACGACTGAGTAGTGCGATTGCACTAATATCATCTAGCTTGAGGTGACCATGGAGGCCATCACCCTTAGTGATCAGGTTGTAATAACCGTGGGCATATTTTCCCTTAGGGAAAGCACCTTTAAATTCGAAGATACTGCCTGAAACCGAGATAATCGTGGTCATCGGCCCCCAAGTAGGCAGCTCTTCCAATAAACTGTCTTTCTCACTCAATGACAAAAGGGCAAACTGCCCCTGTGGAAGCTGTGATACTACCTCCAATTCAGTGACTGCCAGCTCAGCTGCGATTTGGCCTGCCATCAATTCAGGTCTATCCTTTAGCATGGAGCGAATAGCAAGTTTGCTCTCTTCGGTAAGTTTCTCTTCGATTATTTTTTCCATTGGATGTCCTATCGATAAATGTATTCTTTTAGTTCCGAATGCTGTGAGTACAATTTAAGTAGTAAACTGACAACTGACACTCTTTCGAAACCCTCTTTGGTCGACCCACAAAAGGGATGTGTTGTACTAAGCCTCGCTTCACACAAGCACTTAGTTGACCCCAACACCTCCCCCTGTGAGCAAAAAATGTTTAAATCCATTTAAAAATAGTGTTTTACGCTTTGCTGCTAGCTATTTATTGCTAGCTATTATTTCAAGCAATCAAAATTAGAAATTGTATCTGGCCGACAGCTTGAAGTTGCGACCCTGCTCGTACAAGTTCTGCCACGCTTGGCGGTATTCTTCATCACCTATGTTTTCGATGGCAAAATCGACACGTAAACCTTCAAGCGACCCCATGGCTGGTTCCCATGCCACATACACATCCCAAAGCTTGTAGCTGTCATACACGTCATCATAAGATCCTGACGTCTGATCTTGATCTGCCACGTAGGTAATACGGGTACCAAATTTAAGATCCCCTTGCATTACCCCCTGAGACAGGTCGGCAACAAATTTCTTCGCTGGAATGTTAGTCAGGTACTCGCCGCTGTTTTTGTTTTTCCCTTCTGTCTGACCATAGTTGAGCATTAAGCGGGTCTGCTCATAGCGATAACGGGTACTGAACTCGAAACCAGTCAGCTTGGCTTCATCAACGTTGTCCCAAGAGGTTGTCATCTTAGGAGAACCATTCTCAAACGTTATGTCCGATACGTACTGTTCGATGAAGTCATCCACATCGTTACGGAACACGTTCAAGGTAATAGCTAACTCATCGT is a genomic window of Shewanella psychrophila containing:
- the ltrA gene encoding group II intron reverse transcriptase/maturase; the protein is MVASTEVSASPDEAQWQAINWAAIGQHVLKLQMRIAKATREGKRGRAKALQWILTHSKAAKLLAVKRVSQNKGSKTPGIDGIIWNTDVRCMAAVNQLSRKGYQAKPLRRIYIPKKNGKLRPLGIPCMIDRAQQALHLLALEPISETIVDPNSYGFRPNRSTADAIAQCFKCLCQKNSSQWVLEGDIKACFDKIGHQWLIDNIQLDKRMLKQWLGCGFVDKGLFYKTAEGTPQGGIISPTLMLLTLAGLEQLVKSIARKTGDRVNFIGYADDFVITGTSQQFLLNEIKPQLIGFLQERGLTLSEEKTHVTHIDDGFDFLGFNLRKYKGKLLIKPSKSNVLSFLSNLRELVKKHATIPVNDLIKILNPKLRGWANYYRHCVAKRTFDYVGHQLFWLLWRWAVRRHLTKSKDWVRRKYYMNRIGGWQFHGWQEIANMDCHFNLVQIAQTPIKRHVKIRSAATPFDPQYLAYLVKRKPKKQSRNSWFEPALAAM
- a CDS encoding IS30 family transposase, with protein sequence MGAKHLTTEDRFYIEKRRTDNTSIRCIAKELARSPSTISREVRRNTPSDFQGLYSHRAATNLSKARRTKASKGKAFKGVDAFIDSYIRERLSTHTSPDVISGELRVKHQRFISENTIYRYISHLEVNGEPLRAQLPHRGKAYKRSGTVRLTIKNRVDISERPKIADEKTEIGHVEIDTVVGKDHKSNLLTIVDKSSKVVTIRKIKNKSADAVIKGFEDVYGSTFYDFKTITADNGTEFAGHETIAEMMDADFYFAKPYSSCERGLNEHTNGLIRRFLPKGTDFNLVTEEEIAKIEHILNTRGRASLGYYSPYDIFMQHLNAA
- a CDS encoding IS3 family transposase (programmed frameshift), producing MNTKRQYRTYTKEFKEEALCLITEQGYSVPQAADALGVSSNLLYTWKQKAEELESSNVTSDERAELLALRKEVKQLRVEKEIFKKGQCLLRERNEVKFRYIRDNRSQFEIKTVCKVLNVSRSAFYDWLSRPAKIISENELKLYRTAKRLFKRSRNSLGSRQLSKKLCEEGYIIGRYRTRSIMRKLGLVVTQRQAYTVTTKRKHSDSVADNVLSQNFNPAEPNQAWAGDVTYLRTNEGWMYLAIVMDLHSRRIIGWSISKRMTVSLVERALQVAITLRQPGCGVLFHSDRGSQYTSKQFQSLLTKSGMTPSMSSVGACLDNAVVERFFGSLKHEWLLNVVHLTRESMKQDVEEYIRYYNHERLHTTLGDLTPSNYEKLQSQVSSCA
- a CDS encoding GNAT family N-acetyltransferase, yielding MELTTTTQPRQEDDEFVIKATRAYNSQFVSEEWSPVSVYIRNDNEEIIAGLTGKIFGNWLNVEFLWVSEEHRGRDLGSKVLSAAESKAIDKGCVASTLDTFSFQALGFYRKQGYEIVGSLDGYYENHQRHYLQKKLV